In Spodoptera frugiperda isolate SF20-4 chromosome 28, AGI-APGP_CSIRO_Sfru_2.0, whole genome shotgun sequence, one genomic interval encodes:
- the LOC118265409 gene encoding acidic leucine-rich nuclear phosphoprotein 32 family member B has protein sequence MSTNENNSEVAVDKVGDEKKGDAKSDLKGAKRAAEEKTTEAKKARKEENGGGGEDEPHSEEEDLEGEGEGEEDDDEEVEGEDDEEIIGEGEEDDLDGEDEEVEEELLGEEEEEDA, from the exons ATGAGCACCAATGAAAATAACAGTGAAGTGGCCGTCGACAAGGTCGGTGATGAGAAGAAGGGTGACGCCAAAAGTGACCTAAAAGGAGCCAAAAGGGCAGCAGAG GAGAAAACAACGGAAGCGAAAAAGGCGCGAAAGGAAGAAAATGGCGGCGGCGGTGAAGATGAGCCCCACAGCGAAGAGGAAGACTTAGAAGGAGAAGGCGAGGGTGAAGAAGACGACGATGAAGAAGTAGAAGGAGAAGATGACGAAGAAATTATAGGAGAGGGAGAGGAGGACGATCTCGACGGCGAGG ATGAAGAAGTAGAAGAGGAGTTGCTCGgtgaggaggaggaggaggatgcGTAA